A region from the Halobacillus mangrovi genome encodes:
- a CDS encoding FecCD family ABC transporter permease, whose translation MIHPQLLRKQRLYVLGFASLIIITSFIAMGLGYSSVSFDRIIPTIHGQGSFKDEFVLFSIRLPRLIISILAGMALALSGAILQTITRNDLADPGIIGINAGAGVAISVFFLYFPIEAGSFVYLLPIVAFLGALTTSLLIYLFSYQKNAGFKPVRLVLVGIGFAMALSGAMIILVSSAERTKVDFIANWLAGNIWGTDWPFILAIFPWLVILIPFTLYKANRMNLLNLSEPVAIGAGVSIEKDRFVLFIIAVALAAASVSVTGGIAFIGLLAPHLAKSLVGPRAQLFIPVAVLLGGWLLLAADTIGRNLADPSGIPAGIMTAIIGAPYFIYLLIKNA comes from the coding sequence ATGATTCATCCACAATTGCTGCGAAAACAGCGGCTGTATGTCCTTGGCTTTGCTTCTCTAATCATAATAACCAGCTTTATTGCTATGGGGCTAGGGTACTCTTCCGTTTCGTTTGATCGGATCATTCCAACAATTCATGGTCAAGGATCATTCAAAGATGAATTTGTTTTGTTTTCAATTCGCCTACCGAGATTGATCATTTCGATACTTGCAGGAATGGCTTTAGCCTTATCAGGTGCGATCCTTCAAACGATCACCCGTAATGATTTAGCCGATCCTGGTATTATAGGGATAAATGCAGGGGCAGGTGTAGCCATTTCTGTATTTTTCTTGTACTTTCCAATTGAAGCAGGGTCTTTTGTGTATTTACTGCCAATTGTGGCCTTCTTAGGCGCACTCACCACTTCTTTACTGATCTATTTGTTCTCCTATCAAAAAAATGCAGGATTCAAACCGGTTAGACTTGTGCTTGTGGGAATAGGATTTGCAATGGCCCTTTCTGGTGCAATGATAATATTGGTATCATCAGCGGAACGTACAAAAGTTGATTTTATTGCAAACTGGCTCGCAGGGAACATATGGGGTACAGATTGGCCATTTATTCTCGCTATTTTTCCCTGGTTAGTCATTCTCATTCCCTTCACTCTCTATAAAGCGAATCGCATGAATCTACTGAACTTAAGTGAGCCTGTGGCCATTGGTGCAGGCGTTAGCATTGAGAAAGATCGATTTGTTTTATTTATCATTGCCGTGGCATTAGCGGCAGCTTCTGTTTCTGTCACAGGAGGCATAGCATTTATCGGCTTACTCGCACCTCATTTAGCAAAATCACTTGTCGGTCCGCGCGCCCAGCTGTTTATACCAGTGGCTGTTTTGTTAGGTGGATGGCTCTTATTGGCAGCAGATACCATCGGCAGGAACTTAGCGGATCCGAGTGGAATTCCTGCAGGGATCATGACGGCTATCATTGGAGCACCATATTTCATATACCTTTTAATAAAAAACGCATAA
- a CDS encoding glycine betaine uptake BCCT transporter, whose protein sequence is MKQVSKVFYISVVVAFLFIIWGVIPKETLPTWNLTNVTSTIQGFLTDKFGWFYLLSMTGFVIFAIFLVFSKYGKIKLGKPDDEPEYPYITWFAMLFSAGMGIGLVFWGAAEPLSHFHSPPIVDQEPMSEAAAQSAMKYSFFHWGLHPWAMYAIFALALAYFKFRKDAPGVISAALTPVLGEKRVKGPIGTLVDFIGVFATIFGVATSLGLGALQISSGLAYTIDGLEDTFTLQLIIIVVVTILFMTSAMTGLNKGIKYLSNTNIVLAIALMVFLLFAGPTNFIMDFFTTTFGSYIRDLPYMSFRMTPFAEDNSWVQAWTIFYWAWWISWAPFVGTFIARVSKGRTIREFILGVLLVPTVFGALWFSVFGGTAISLEFFDGIDIYADVNELGTEVALFSMLEHVPLGAVMSIIGLLLISTFFITSADSATFVLGMQTTNGSLNPRNQVKFTWGVIQAGAAAVLLWQGGLSALQTAAIIAAFPFIFIMILMCFSLLRAFSEEAKKVDLKKKSR, encoded by the coding sequence ATGAAACAAGTTTCAAAAGTTTTTTATATTTCTGTTGTTGTAGCCTTCTTATTTATCATTTGGGGAGTCATCCCTAAAGAAACGTTACCAACATGGAATTTAACCAACGTAACATCAACCATCCAAGGTTTTTTAACTGATAAATTCGGATGGTTCTATTTACTGTCAATGACCGGATTCGTAATTTTTGCTATCTTTCTGGTTTTCTCTAAGTATGGAAAAATTAAGTTAGGAAAGCCGGATGATGAACCAGAATATCCATATATCACCTGGTTCGCCATGTTATTCAGTGCCGGTATGGGTATCGGTCTTGTGTTCTGGGGTGCAGCCGAGCCATTATCACACTTCCACTCGCCCCCTATTGTTGATCAGGAACCTATGAGTGAAGCAGCTGCGCAATCAGCGATGAAATACAGCTTCTTCCACTGGGGTCTCCACCCATGGGCTATGTACGCTATTTTTGCACTGGCACTTGCCTATTTCAAATTCCGTAAGGATGCACCTGGTGTTATCAGTGCAGCCCTGACACCAGTTTTAGGTGAAAAACGTGTCAAAGGACCTATAGGAACTCTTGTTGACTTTATTGGTGTTTTTGCAACGATTTTCGGTGTTGCAACATCGTTAGGTTTAGGTGCCTTGCAGATTTCCAGTGGACTTGCCTACACAATTGACGGTCTCGAAGACACATTTACTTTGCAGTTGATCATCATTGTTGTGGTAACCATCTTGTTCATGACTTCAGCTATGACTGGATTAAATAAAGGAATTAAATATTTAAGTAATACAAACATTGTCTTAGCTATCGCGTTAATGGTCTTCCTTCTATTTGCAGGACCAACAAACTTTATTATGGATTTCTTTACAACAACATTCGGATCTTACATTCGTGATTTACCATATATGAGTTTCCGAATGACACCTTTTGCAGAAGATAATTCATGGGTGCAAGCCTGGACAATCTTCTACTGGGCATGGTGGATTTCTTGGGCTCCGTTCGTAGGTACGTTTATAGCACGTGTATCTAAAGGTCGTACGATTAGAGAATTTATTTTAGGTGTATTGCTTGTACCAACAGTATTCGGTGCCCTATGGTTCTCTGTATTTGGTGGAACAGCGATTTCGTTAGAATTCTTTGATGGTATCGATATTTACGCTGACGTAAATGAATTAGGTACAGAAGTTGCTCTATTCTCCATGCTAGAACATGTACCACTTGGGGCGGTTATGTCAATAATTGGACTGCTGCTGATCAGTACATTCTTTATCACTTCCGCAGACTCTGCAACATTCGTACTGGGAATGCAAACGACTAACGGAAGTTTGAATCCACGCAACCAAGTTAAATTCACTTGGGGAGTAATTCAAGCAGGTGCAGCAGCAGTACTATTATGGCAAGGTGGATTAAGTGCTTTGCAGACAGCGGCTATCATTGCTGCATTTCCGTTTATCTTTATAATGATTTTGATGTGTTTCTCTCTCCTTCGCGCGTTTAGCGAAGAAGCGAAGAAGGTTGATTTAAAGAAAAAATCTAGATAA
- a CDS encoding dihydrolipoamide acetyltransferase family protein, with product MAFEFKLPDIGEGIHEGEIAKWFVKPGDEVKEDDVLCEVQNDKAVVEIPSQVDGTVKEIHVDEGETTTVGTVIITIDDGSEDSGESEAEAKEEESKEEPKEEAKNESKDEAKSQEPAAQDDSVDDDTRVIAMPSVRKFARDNDVDIRKVQGSGKNGRITKEDVESFMSGGQAEAAQDTAEEKEETAQESTQQAAPAAGEAYPETREKMSGIRKAIAKAMVNSKQTAPHVTLMDEVDVSELVAHRKKFKSVAAEQDIKLTYLPYVVKALVSTLKKYPVLNTSVDDNTDEIIQKHYYNIGIAADTDKGLLVPVVKDADRKSVFSISSEINELAVKARDGKLSSDEMKGASTTITNIGSAGGQWFTPVINHPEVAILGIGRIAEKPVVRDGEVVVAPVLAISLSFDHRIIDGATAQHAMNNIKRLLNDPQLIMMEA from the coding sequence GTGGCGTTTGAATTTAAATTGCCTGATATCGGTGAAGGTATCCACGAAGGTGAAATCGCAAAATGGTTTGTCAAACCAGGCGATGAAGTAAAAGAAGACGATGTACTCTGTGAAGTGCAAAACGACAAAGCTGTTGTTGAAATTCCTTCCCAAGTAGATGGAACGGTTAAAGAAATCCACGTAGATGAAGGTGAAACAACTACGGTCGGTACAGTCATCATCACAATTGACGATGGATCTGAGGATTCTGGTGAATCCGAAGCGGAAGCTAAGGAAGAAGAATCTAAAGAAGAACCTAAAGAAGAAGCAAAAAATGAAAGTAAAGATGAAGCGAAATCTCAAGAACCTGCAGCTCAAGATGATTCAGTAGATGATGATACACGTGTCATCGCTATGCCATCAGTACGTAAATTCGCTCGTGATAACGATGTAGATATTCGTAAGGTACAAGGGTCAGGCAAAAATGGCCGTATTACTAAAGAAGACGTAGAAAGCTTCATGAGCGGCGGTCAAGCAGAAGCGGCCCAAGATACTGCAGAAGAAAAAGAAGAAACAGCGCAAGAATCTACCCAACAAGCGGCTCCAGCTGCTGGCGAAGCGTATCCTGAAACTCGCGAGAAAATGAGCGGTATCCGTAAGGCAATTGCGAAAGCTATGGTTAACTCCAAGCAAACGGCACCTCACGTAACGTTGATGGATGAAGTAGATGTTTCTGAGCTAGTGGCTCACCGTAAGAAATTCAAATCGGTTGCAGCAGAACAAGACATTAAGCTGACATATCTTCCATATGTCGTTAAAGCACTAGTTTCTACTCTTAAGAAGTATCCAGTCTTGAATACTTCGGTTGACGATAATACGGATGAAATTATCCAGAAACACTATTATAATATTGGTATCGCTGCAGATACAGATAAGGGACTATTGGTTCCAGTCGTTAAAGACGCAGATCGTAAATCTGTCTTCTCTATCTCTAGCGAAATCAATGAACTAGCTGTGAAAGCTCGTGATGGTAAACTTTCTTCTGACGAAATGAAAGGTGCTTCCACTACGATTACAAATATCGGTTCTGCTGGTGGTCAATGGTTCACTCCGGTTATCAACCACCCAGAGGTAGCGATCTTAGGTATCGGCCGAATTGCAGAAAAACCTGTCGTACGTGACGGAGAAGTAGTTGTAGCTCCTGTTCTTGCGATTTCCTTGAGCTTTGACCACCGTATCATCGATGGTGCAACAGCTCAGCATGCAATGAACAACATCAAGCGTTTACTGAACGATCCACAACTAATTATGATGGAGGCGTAA
- the lpdA gene encoding dihydrolipoyl dehydrogenase, whose translation MVVGDFPIELDTLVVGAGPGGYVAAIRAAQTGQKVTIVDKGNLGGVCLNVGCVPSKALIQAGHRYEHAKGSDDMGIKSENTTVDFSKVQEWKSGVVQKLTGGVEGLLKGNKVDIVKGEVYFVDKNTVRVMDEKNSQTYTFNNCIIATGSRPIEIPNFKYSDRVLDSTGALSLTEVPKKMVVIGGGYIGTELGTAYANFDTEVTILEGTKDILGGFEKQMSSLVKKRLKKKGVDVVTNAMAQGVEEREDGVTVKYEVKGEEKSIDADYVLVTVGRRPNTDEIGLEELGLNMSDKGLIEIDKQCRTSIDNIFAIGDIVEGPPLAHKASYEGKIAAEVIAGEKSEIDYHGIPAVVFSDPELASVGYTEQEAKDAGFEVKASKFPFAANGRALSLNDSDGFLKLVTRKEDDLVIGAQVAGPNASDMIAELGLAIEAGMTAEDLALTIHAHPTLGEITMEAAEVAIGQPIHIVK comes from the coding sequence ATGGTAGTAGGAGATTTTCCAATTGAACTAGATACGTTAGTCGTTGGAGCAGGACCTGGTGGCTATGTTGCTGCCATCCGTGCTGCTCAAACAGGACAAAAGGTTACAATCGTTGATAAAGGCAACCTCGGCGGTGTTTGCTTAAACGTAGGTTGTGTACCTTCTAAAGCATTAATTCAAGCGGGTCACCGTTATGAACATGCGAAAGGCTCTGATGACATGGGCATCAAGTCTGAGAACACGACTGTTGACTTTTCTAAGGTGCAAGAATGGAAAAGCGGAGTTGTTCAAAAACTTACGGGCGGTGTTGAAGGTCTACTTAAAGGTAATAAAGTAGACATCGTAAAAGGTGAGGTTTATTTCGTAGATAAAAACACTGTACGTGTAATGGACGAGAAGAACTCTCAAACGTATACGTTTAACAACTGTATCATCGCAACAGGTTCACGTCCGATTGAAATTCCTAACTTCAAATATTCTGACCGTGTATTAGACTCTACAGGTGCTCTATCTCTGACAGAAGTACCTAAGAAGATGGTGGTTATCGGTGGTGGTTATATCGGTACAGAGCTAGGTACTGCCTATGCTAACTTTGATACGGAGGTAACCATTCTTGAAGGGACCAAGGATATTCTTGGCGGCTTCGAAAAACAAATGTCTTCGCTCGTTAAGAAGCGTCTTAAGAAGAAAGGCGTTGACGTTGTAACGAACGCTATGGCTCAAGGCGTGGAAGAAAGAGAAGACGGAGTTACCGTTAAGTATGAAGTCAAAGGTGAAGAAAAATCCATTGACGCTGATTATGTGCTTGTTACTGTAGGCCGTCGTCCTAACACTGATGAAATTGGCCTGGAAGAGTTAGGTTTGAATATGAGTGATAAAGGACTTATCGAAATCGACAAGCAATGTCGTACTAGCATTGATAACATCTTTGCGATTGGTGATATAGTCGAAGGGCCTCCATTGGCTCACAAAGCTTCTTATGAAGGTAAAATTGCTGCAGAAGTAATTGCTGGTGAGAAATCTGAGATTGATTACCACGGAATTCCTGCTGTAGTATTCTCTGATCCAGAACTTGCTTCTGTCGGATATACAGAGCAGGAAGCTAAAGATGCTGGATTTGAAGTTAAAGCATCTAAATTCCCATTCGCAGCGAACGGGCGTGCGCTATCTCTTAACGATAGTGACGGCTTCTTGAAACTTGTCACTCGTAAAGAAGACGACCTTGTGATCGGTGCTCAAGTAGCTGGACCTAATGCCAGTGACATGATTGCTGAGCTTGGGCTGGCTATCGAAGCTGGTATGACAGCTGAGGATCTTGCACTAACGATCCACGCTCACCCAACACTTGGGGAAATTACAATGGAAGCTGCAGAAGTAGCTATTGGACAACCTATCCACATTGTAAAATAA
- a CDS encoding alpha-ketoacid dehydrogenase subunit beta, with protein MAQMTMIQAITDAMRTELKNDENVLVFGEDVGQNGGVFRATEGLQKEFGEDRVFDTPLAESGIGGMSIGLALTGFRPVPEIQFFGFVYETMDAISGQMARYRYRSGGTRQMPITIRSPFGGGVHTPELHADSLEGLMAQQPGLRVVIPSNPYDAKGLLISSIRNNDPVVFLEHMKLYRSFRDEVPEEEYTVELDKAAVKREGSDITLIAYGAMVHSALKAAEELEKDGVSAEVIDLRTISPVDYETILESVKKTNRAVMIQEAQKQAGIAANVVSEIQERAILHLEAPVLRVTAPDTVYAFTQAEEVWLPNHNTIVEKVNEVMNF; from the coding sequence ATGGCACAAATGACAATGATTCAAGCCATCACAGACGCGATGCGCACAGAACTAAAAAACGATGAAAACGTGCTAGTTTTCGGTGAAGACGTTGGTCAAAACGGCGGAGTATTCCGTGCGACAGAAGGTCTTCAAAAAGAATTCGGTGAAGATCGTGTATTTGATACACCTCTAGCTGAATCCGGAATCGGCGGTATGTCCATTGGTCTTGCTTTAACTGGATTCCGTCCAGTACCTGAAATCCAGTTTTTCGGTTTCGTTTATGAGACTATGGACGCGATCAGTGGTCAAATGGCACGTTATCGCTACCGTTCTGGCGGTACACGTCAAATGCCGATCACTATTCGTTCTCCTTTCGGCGGTGGTGTACACACACCTGAACTTCACGCAGACAGCCTTGAAGGGCTAATGGCTCAGCAGCCTGGACTTCGCGTTGTTATTCCATCTAATCCTTACGATGCAAAAGGTCTATTGATCTCTTCCATCCGTAATAACGACCCAGTTGTCTTCCTTGAGCACATGAAACTTTACCGTTCGTTCCGTGATGAAGTACCAGAAGAAGAATATACAGTAGAACTTGATAAAGCAGCAGTTAAGCGTGAAGGTTCCGATATTACTCTTATCGCTTACGGTGCGATGGTTCACTCTGCTTTAAAAGCAGCGGAAGAACTTGAAAAAGATGGGGTAAGTGCAGAAGTTATCGACCTGCGTACAATCAGTCCGGTAGATTATGAAACCATCCTTGAGTCTGTGAAGAAGACTAACCGTGCGGTCATGATTCAAGAAGCTCAAAAACAAGCAGGAATTGCTGCGAATGTTGTATCTGAAATTCAAGAACGTGCGATCTTACATCTTGAAGCACCAGTTCTTCGTGTAACAGCTCCTGATACAGTTTATGCATTTACTCAAGCTGAAGAGGTATGGCTGCCAAACCATAACACGATTGTTGAAAAAGTAAACGAAGTAATGAACTTTTAA
- a CDS encoding iron-hydroxamate ABC transporter substrate-binding protein → MKKLSTILLLLLVLILSACSSDSGEAESNDNKDNSEGETSSEMFTYESESGPVEVPQNPQRVVVLSSFAGNLMSLDVNMVGVDSWSKMNPRFEDELKGVETVAGDNLEKIIELNPDLIIGLSNTKNIDKLKEIAPTVTYTYGKLGYLEQHIEIGKLVNKEEEAKQWVNDFKQRAEETGNKIKEKIGKDATVTVIEKFEKQIYVFGDNWARGTEILYQEMGLKMPEKVKEMALEPGYYAISPEVLPEYAGDYIIFSKNQDEENAFQETETYKNIPAVKNGNVFEVNAKSFYFNDAHTLDYQLEVFQEKFLGE, encoded by the coding sequence ATGAAAAAATTATCTACAATCCTGCTGCTTTTGCTAGTGCTTATACTTAGCGCATGCAGCAGTGATTCAGGAGAAGCAGAATCTAATGATAATAAAGACAACAGCGAAGGAGAGACTTCTTCTGAGATGTTTACTTATGAATCTGAAAGCGGACCAGTCGAAGTACCCCAAAATCCGCAGAGAGTTGTCGTTCTTTCATCTTTTGCAGGAAACTTGATGTCGTTAGATGTAAACATGGTAGGAGTAGATTCATGGTCCAAAATGAATCCAAGGTTTGAAGACGAGCTCAAAGGAGTAGAAACTGTTGCAGGTGATAATCTTGAAAAGATTATTGAATTAAATCCTGATCTAATTATTGGATTATCAAATACAAAGAACATCGATAAACTGAAAGAAATTGCTCCAACGGTCACATATACTTATGGCAAGCTCGGTTACTTAGAACAGCACATTGAAATCGGTAAGCTCGTTAATAAAGAAGAAGAAGCTAAACAGTGGGTAAATGATTTTAAACAAAGAGCTGAGGAAACTGGAAATAAAATTAAAGAGAAAATTGGAAAAGATGCTACAGTCACCGTTATTGAGAAATTTGAAAAGCAAATTTATGTATTCGGAGATAACTGGGCTCGTGGAACAGAAATCCTATATCAAGAAATGGGATTGAAAATGCCTGAAAAAGTAAAAGAAATGGCGTTAGAACCAGGCTATTATGCGATTTCTCCAGAAGTACTCCCAGAGTATGCCGGGGACTATATCATCTTCAGCAAGAATCAAGATGAAGAGAATGCTTTTCAGGAAACAGAAACGTATAAGAACATTCCAGCTGTAAAAAATGGAAACGTTTTTGAAGTAAATGCAAAATCTTTCTACTTCAACGACGCCCACACATTAGATTATCAATTAGAAGTTTTCCAAGAGAAATTCTTAGGTGAATAA
- a CDS encoding FecCD family ABC transporter permease produces MKKLSFIYKLIITVLISIICFVIAIRFGAADIQMKDIWLALTSDVENKDTLLIKEIRLPREIGAVVVGAALAVSGTIMQGLTKNPLADPGLLGLTSGANMALAITLALIPGANYFWITIACFIGAAAGALLVIGIGSIKRGGFSPFRIVLAGAAVSAFLTAIGEFVGLYFKVSKDITMWTAGGLIGTTWSQLQIIIPFVVLGTLLALVLSKQLTVLSLNEELAVGLGQKVLFIKTCLFVVVIILAGAAVALVGNMVFIGLMIPHIVRALAGTDYRFILPISVFVGGAFMLMADTVGRTINAPYETPVAAIVAMLGLPFFLLIIRKGGKTL; encoded by the coding sequence ATGAAAAAACTATCGTTTATTTATAAATTGATAATTACGGTACTCATATCAATCATATGTTTTGTGATAGCAATCCGCTTTGGAGCTGCCGACATTCAGATGAAAGATATCTGGTTAGCGCTGACAAGTGACGTTGAGAATAAAGACACGCTGCTTATCAAAGAAATTCGCCTGCCAAGAGAAATAGGGGCTGTTGTCGTGGGAGCAGCACTGGCTGTATCTGGGACAATCATGCAAGGGTTAACCAAGAATCCCTTAGCTGATCCTGGACTGTTAGGTTTGACATCTGGTGCTAACATGGCTCTCGCAATTACACTTGCCCTTATTCCGGGAGCTAATTACTTCTGGATTACAATCGCTTGTTTTATAGGAGCGGCAGCCGGAGCCTTACTCGTAATAGGGATAGGTTCCATAAAGAGGGGCGGGTTTTCTCCCTTTCGTATCGTATTAGCCGGGGCAGCTGTATCAGCTTTTCTGACTGCGATCGGAGAGTTTGTAGGCCTGTACTTTAAAGTTTCGAAAGATATCACCATGTGGACTGCTGGAGGGCTTATCGGAACAACATGGAGTCAGCTTCAAATTATTATTCCTTTTGTCGTTCTCGGAACTTTGCTTGCATTAGTTCTATCAAAACAACTGACGGTTTTAAGCTTGAATGAGGAGTTGGCGGTAGGGCTCGGTCAGAAGGTTCTCTTCATCAAAACTTGTCTATTCGTCGTGGTTATTATCCTTGCTGGAGCAGCAGTCGCTCTCGTAGGAAATATGGTGTTCATAGGGCTTATGATTCCACACATTGTTCGTGCTCTTGCAGGAACAGATTACCGTTTCATCTTGCCTATATCAGTCTTTGTTGGAGGGGCATTCATGCTGATGGCAGATACGGTTGGAAGAACAATAAATGCTCCCTATGAAACTCCTGTGGCAGCAATTGTAGCGATGCTAGGGCTTCCATTCTTTCTTTTAATTATTAGAAAAGGAGGGAAGACGTTATGA
- a CDS encoding aldehyde dehydrogenase family protein, with the protein MRNYLKHYINGEWVESTGSDVEEVINPATEEVIGKISIGTKEDLDKAVKAAREAFPSFSTMPKDERVKMLERIAEEYEKRKEDIIETITDELGSPLAVSEKVHYMMGYNHFSQAAESLKEFSFIEDMGGHTRVKESVGVSGLITPWNFPTNQTSTKIASAFAAGSPVILKPAEVTPFAAIILAEIFEAAGVPKGVFNLVNGKGDVIGDGISSHPDIDFVSFTGSGRVGKKIMQNASETIKNVALELGGKSPLVVLEDADIEQAARTAVNHIATNTGQVCSAATRILVPNSMKEAFEEAVLKVLPEFSVGNPREDNQVGPLISKKQWDTVQSYIEKGVEEGATLLSGGTGKPEGLDKGYYTKLTVFSDVTNDMTIAEEEIFGPVMSILTYEDLDDAIKISNDTEYGLAGYVVGEDKKALRKVATSIRAGRIKVNDAEADFAAPFGGFKQSGIGREWGDHGIEEYLETKTILGYPS; encoded by the coding sequence ATGCGTAATTATCTTAAACATTACATTAATGGTGAGTGGGTTGAATCTACAGGTTCGGATGTCGAAGAGGTGATCAACCCGGCTACAGAAGAAGTAATAGGAAAAATCAGCATAGGAACAAAGGAAGATTTAGATAAAGCAGTGAAAGCAGCTAGAGAGGCGTTTCCTTCTTTTTCGACTATGCCTAAAGATGAACGAGTGAAAATGCTTGAACGAATCGCAGAAGAGTATGAGAAACGAAAAGAAGACATTATAGAAACTATTACGGATGAACTAGGTTCTCCTTTAGCAGTTTCTGAAAAAGTTCATTATATGATGGGTTACAACCATTTTTCTCAAGCTGCCGAATCTTTGAAAGAGTTCTCTTTTATCGAAGATATGGGCGGTCATACACGTGTTAAAGAATCGGTCGGCGTCAGTGGCTTAATTACACCTTGGAATTTCCCAACAAATCAAACCTCTACTAAAATTGCGAGTGCTTTTGCGGCTGGCAGCCCAGTCATATTGAAACCAGCAGAAGTTACCCCGTTTGCTGCAATTATTTTAGCGGAAATATTTGAAGCAGCTGGAGTTCCGAAAGGGGTATTCAATCTTGTAAACGGTAAAGGAGACGTTATTGGGGATGGCATCAGCTCTCATCCAGATATCGACTTCGTGTCATTTACCGGCTCAGGCAGAGTAGGTAAGAAAATCATGCAAAATGCATCTGAAACCATTAAGAACGTTGCTCTCGAGCTTGGCGGCAAGTCACCACTTGTCGTATTGGAAGATGCGGACATCGAACAAGCAGCAAGAACAGCTGTTAATCATATCGCTACAAACACAGGTCAAGTCTGTTCAGCCGCAACTCGGATATTGGTTCCTAATTCAATGAAAGAGGCTTTCGAAGAAGCTGTCTTGAAAGTGCTCCCAGAATTTTCTGTGGGAAATCCTCGTGAAGATAATCAAGTGGGTCCGCTCATATCTAAGAAACAATGGGATACAGTACAATCTTATATTGAAAAAGGAGTAGAGGAAGGTGCGACTCTTCTCTCTGGTGGCACTGGAAAACCAGAAGGGCTAGATAAAGGCTATTATACTAAGTTGACAGTGTTTTCAGATGTGACAAACGACATGACCATAGCAGAAGAAGAAATATTCGGTCCGGTAATGTCTATTCTTACGTACGAAGACCTTGATGATGCCATCAAGATAAGTAATGATACAGAGTACGGATTAGCCGGATATGTGGTAGGAGAAGACAAAAAAGCCCTAAGAAAAGTAGCGACAAGCATCCGGGCAGGTCGAATTAAGGTAAATGATGCAGAAGCAGACTTTGCAGCTCCATTCGGCGGTTTTAAGCAATCAGGAATCGGAAGAGAGTGGGGAGATCATGGTATTGAAGAATATCTAGAAACGAAAACTATTCTTGGATATCCATCCTAA
- a CDS encoding ABC transporter ATP-binding protein, whose translation MTRLHTRNVNVGYGDKTIVKNLQVEIPDKQITTIIGSNGCGKSTLLKAMTRIIQHQSGSIILDGESITKQNTKELAKKLAILPQNPESASGLTVGELVSYGRFPYQKGFGRLTIRDLEVVEWALDVTGIHEFKYESVDALSGGQRQRVWIAMSLAQETEMIFLDEPTTYLDMAHQLEVLELLKKLNREEGRTIVMVLHDLNQAARFADHIVAMKRGEIIKSGSCEEVIQRDVLRQVFHIDALIGRDPRTNKPVCLTYDLWKGEEETNEKIIYNPAAFASAYT comes from the coding sequence ATGACTCGCCTACATACAAGAAACGTTAACGTTGGTTATGGAGATAAAACAATTGTTAAGAATCTGCAAGTCGAAATCCCAGATAAACAGATTACAACCATCATTGGATCAAATGGATGTGGCAAATCAACATTACTTAAAGCTATGACGCGGATCATTCAGCATCAATCAGGTTCCATCATTTTGGATGGTGAAAGTATTACTAAACAAAACACGAAAGAATTAGCTAAAAAGTTAGCGATACTCCCTCAAAATCCGGAGAGCGCAAGTGGGTTGACAGTTGGCGAGCTTGTCTCTTATGGAAGGTTTCCTTATCAAAAAGGATTTGGACGTTTAACAATAAGGGACTTGGAAGTAGTAGAATGGGCACTCGATGTTACTGGCATCCACGAATTCAAATACGAATCTGTTGATGCTTTATCTGGTGGCCAACGTCAAAGGGTATGGATTGCAATGTCCTTAGCACAAGAAACTGAGATGATTTTTCTTGATGAACCTACGACTTATTTGGATATGGCTCATCAACTTGAAGTTCTTGAGCTGTTGAAAAAATTGAACCGTGAAGAAGGACGGACAATCGTGATGGTCCTCCACGATTTGAACCAAGCCGCACGATTTGCGGATCATATCGTTGCAATGAAACGAGGAGAAATAATAAAATCTGGATCTTGTGAAGAAGTTATCCAACGGGATGTGTTACGACAAGTATTTCATATCGATGCGTTAATTGGGCGTGATCCGAGAACCAACAAACCGGTGTGCTTAACTTATGATTTATGGAAGGGAGAAGAAGAAACAAATGAAAAAATTATCTACAATCCTGCTGCTTTTGCTAGTGCTTATACTTAG